The following is a genomic window from Pseudomonas promysalinigenes.
CGGCCCGCCCAGGGACTCGATCATGCCCAGAATACTGGGGTTGAGTGTGGCGACGATCCAGCAGACCACCAGCATCAACCCTGCGACAACCCGGTCGAGCACTTTGGCCGCCGGCCGTGCACCGGCCTTGGCGATGATGCCCTTCAAGCCCTCACTAGCACCGATGTAATGGCCGAGGAACGACTTGGCAATTGCGACGAATGCGATCAGCGGTGCGGCGAAGGCGATGGTCGGGTTGCTGAAGTGGTTGGCCAGGTACGAGAGGATCGACAGGTTCTGCGCTTTGGCCTCGGCCAACTGCCCACTGCTCAGGGTGAGCACGCAACTGAATACGAAGAACAGCACCATCACCACCATCAACAGGTGCGCCCGACGCAGGATTTGACCGCTGCGCTCATCGGCATGCACACCATAGCTGCGCTTCTGGTCAACGGCGAAGGCCGAGATGATCGGCGAGTGGTTGAACGAGAACACCATGACCGGAATGGCCAACCACAGGGTATGCAGGAAGGCCGAGCTCGATGGTACCTCGCTCGCGCTGTCAAGGATGCCACCGGTCCAGTGCGGTATCAGGTACAGGCCCAGCAGGCCTAGGGCAACGATGAATGGATAAACCAGCAGGCTCATGACTTTCACCGTAGCCTGCTCGCCGCAGCGCACGATTGCCAACAGCCCCAGAATCAGCACGAACGACAGGATAGCCCGGGGCGGCGGGGCCAGATGCAACTGGTGCTCCATGAAGCTGCTGACGGTATTGGTCAGTGCCACGCTATAGATGAGCAGAATCGGGAAAATGGCGAAGAAGTACAGCACAGTGATCAGCGTGCCGGCCTTGACCCCGAAATGCTCCTCGACCACTTGGGTGATATCGCCACCGGTTTTGCCCGAGAGCACGAAACGGGTCAGGCCGCGATGGGAGAAATAGGTCATCGGAAAGGCCAGCACGGCCAGAATCAGCAGCGGCCAGAACCCTCCAAGGCCAGCGTTGATCGGCAAGAACAAAGTGCCTGCGCCGATGGCCGTGCCGAACAGGCCCAGCATCCAAGTGGTGTCGTGACGCGACCAGCTGCCAAGGGTGGCGGGGGTCGATTCTACAAAGCGTTGCTCAACGCTTGGGGCCTGCTCATTCATTCCGGGTGAAGCTCCACTCGCAAGACTGCAACAGGCTGAGAATGGCGAACTAGAGGTTTCGCCCAACTCAACCGGAAAAGAGGGGCGCGATTGTGCACGGAAAGGTTGCACTTGCGAAGCCCTTTTCCGAGGAGTGGTTGCACTTGTCTTTACAAGTAGGTTGTCCAAATGGGCCGCTGTAGGGCCGGCCCTTTGGCCGAAAGGGCCGCACAGCGGCCCAACCGAGTGGCCACATGGACCCTAGGATTACTTCTGAACAGCGGCGAACGCTTCAGCAACCCGTTGCAGGTTGGCCGGACGCAGGCCGGACATGCACACTCGGCCGCTGTCGATCAGATATACGCCGAACTCGTCCCGCAGGCGACGCACCTGCTCAACGCTAAAGCCGGTGTAGCTGAACATGCCGCGCTGGCGCAAGAAGAACTGGAAGTCCTGACCGGGTAACAGCACCGCCAAGGCATCGACCAGTGCCTGACGCATATCGAGAATCCGCTTGCGCATCACCTCGACTTCGCTGGCCCACTGGGCGTTGAGTGCGGCGTCGCCTAGCACGCCGGCAACCAACTGGGCGCCGAAATTCGGTGGGCTCGAGTAGTTGCGCCGCACGGTAGCTTTGAGCTGGCCAAGCACGCTTTGGGTGGTAGCTTCGTCATCGCAAACCACCGACAGGCCCCCTACGCGCTCACCATACAGCGAGAAGATCTTCGAGAAGGAGTTACTGACCAGGCACGGCACACCGGCGCGGGCCATTTCGCGGATGGCGTAGGCATCTTCGACAAGGCCTTGGCCGAAGCCTTGGTAAGCGATGTCGAGGAATGGAATCAGCTGGCGCGCCTTGACCACTTCGACCACGTGTTGCCACTGACCCTGATCAAGGTCGGCCCCGGTAGGGTTGTGGCAGCACGGGTGCAACAACACGATGCTGTGTGCCGGCAGGCTTTGCAGGGTTTGCAGCATGCCGTCGAAATCGACGCCCCGGCTGGCCGAGTCGAAGTATGGGTAGGTGTTCACCTTGAACCCTGCACCTTCGAAGATGGCGCGGTGATTGTCCCACGTCGGGTTGCTGACCCAGACTTCAGACTGCGGGAAATAACGCTTGAGGAAGTCGGCGCCGACTTTCAGTGCGCCAGAGCCGCCCACGGTCTGCACGGTAGCCACGCGTTTGGCGGTCACCGCCGGGTGATCGGCACCGAACAGCAGCGCCTGAATCGCCTGACGGTAGCTGCCCAGGCCCTCCATTGGCAGGTACAGCGAGGCTTCATGGGCCTGGCCTGCGATACGCTTTTCCACCGCATCCACAGCTGCCAGCTGCGGCACCACACCGGCCTCGTCGTAATAAAGGCCGATACTCAGGTTGACTTTGTCGGCGCGCGGGTCGGCCTTGAAGGTTTCCATCAACGAGAGGATCGGGTCGCCGGCATAGGCATCGACATGTTTGAACACAGCGTGCAGCTCCTTGGATCAGGACAGTTCGGAAAGACAGCCCTGAGCATACCCGCAGTTGCGGCCAAGGAACATCACATAAGTGCAAGGTTGTCTATGCAACTTTGCACAGCAGCTCAGCCCAGCAGTGCCGTAAGGCTCTGCAGCTCCTGCTCTTGCAACGCCACCCCTTCGCGCTCGGCCGCTTCCCGTTCGCGGTAGCGACGCTCGCCCGGCATCCGCGACAACCCGCAAGCCTGCATGTGCTCGACCAACTCCCGGCTGCGCTGAGCGAAGCGACTTCCCTCGGCGATGCTCGGGTCGATGACGATGAGCAGTTGGCCGGTCCATGGGGTTTTCGCCCCCGGGTGCCCGGACCAGTCGAATTCCCAGGAAAAGTGCCCACCGGTCAGGGCCGCGGCCAGTAACTCAACCATCATCGACAGAGCCGAGCCCTTGTGCCCACCAAAGGGCAACAGCGCGCCGCCTTCGAGTATCGCTCGCGGGTCAGTGGTCGGCTGACCTTGCGCATCGACACCCATGCCTTCGGCCAACTGCTCGCCCGCCCGTGCGGCGATCTGCACATCGCCATGGGCCATGGCGCTGGTGGCCATGTCGAAAACGATCGGGGGTTGCCCTGCGCACGGCGCAGCGAAGGCAATCGGGTTGGTACCGAACAATGGCTTGCGTGCACCATGCGGCACCACGCACGTCATGCTGTTGACCACACTCAGCGCCACCAGGCCTTGGTCGGCAAACGGCTCTACATCAGGCCATAGCGCTGCAAAATGGTGCGAGTTGTGGATCGCCAGCACGGCGATGCCCGCCTTACGGGCCTTTTCAATCAACAACTGGCGTGCTGCAGCCAGTGCCGGCTGGGCAAAGCCGCCTGCGGCATCGACGCGCACATACCCTGGGGCAACGTCGGTGACCGTGGGGGTGGCTCGGCCATCGACCCAACCGCTGGCCAGGGTCGAGACGTAGCCAGGGATACGAAACACGCCATGGCTGTGTGCGCCATCGCGTTGGGCGCTGCTGCAATTGTGCGCAAGCACGCCAGCCACCGTTTCGCTGCAGCCGTGACGCTGAAAAATCCGCTGCAATAGCGCCTCCAGGTCGGCGAATGGGATGCGCACGAGCGGGCCATGGGACGGTGTGGACATCTGTAGCTCCTTTTTTGGAATTGGAATAGCAACAGCCTGGCAACGACAAAAACTTTCTGACAAGTGACAGCTATCTGTCAATTGTTGACTCAATGACAGAAAACAGCCATTTTCTACCTACGCTTCATTTGGAACTGCGACATGAGCCAACCGATCAAGCAACGCCTGGAAAACAGCCTGCAAGGGGCCGCTGCCTCGGGTCGCAAAATTGCCAGCTACATGCTCGCGAACCTGCACGAGCTGCCCTTCCAGACCTCAGCGGACATTGCCGCCAAGTTAGGGGTTAGCGAATCCAGCGTGGGCCGCTTCTGCCGATCTCTGGGTTATGCCCATCTCAAGGCACTCAAGCAAGACCTGCAGAGCGATCTGGGTGATGGGCCGTGGTTGATGGGCGACCGCCTGCAAGAATATCGCCAGAACCAGGATGCCAGTGACACCGCAGGCAGCCTTGAACGAGAGATCGCTGCTCTGGTGCGCGTACACGAATACCGCCAGAGCGACGCGTGGCACGCTGTGGCACAGCGCCTGGCCAGCCAACCACGGGTGTGCATAGCCGGCTTTCAGACCGAGCGCGGCATCGCCATGTGCATGAGCCACCTGCTGCAATACCTACGTGACGGGGTGCAACTGGTCGATGGCAGCGCCGGGCACTTCGGCGAGGTACTGCTTGGACGCAGCGAAGACACGGCGCTGGTGGTATTCGAGGCCCGCCGCTATTCACGCCATGCCTTGCAGCTGTGTCAGAAAGCGCGCGCAGCGGGTATCCCGGTGACACTGGTGACCGACACCTTCTGCGACTGGGCCAATGCCCACGCCGACGAGGTATTTCGCATTCCCACCGAGTTCAATCTGTTCTGGGAGTCCACCGCGACGATGCTGTCGTGGGTCCATCTGATGGTCAACGAGGTCTGCAAGAAACTCGGGCCGGATGTTGAAAAGCGTTTGCAAGCAACTGCCGCTCTTCATAACGAGTTCGTCGGCTACACCTCGTGGCCAGCGGGCAAACAACAACAGTAAGCGTGCAAGAGGTGTGAGATGACCAAAACCATGGCTATGCTGGGTGCGTGTGCTCTGTTGCTCACAGGTAACGCCAGCGCAGAGACTCTGCGCTTTGCCACCGAAGGTGCCTACCCGCCGTTCAACTATGTCGATGCCAACAACCAGCTACACGGCTTCGACATCGATATCACCCATGCTCTTTGCGAACAGATGAAGGTCGAGTGCACGTTGGTCGCCCAGGACTGGGAGGGCATCATTCCGGCGCTGATGGCGCGCAAATACGATGCGGTGGTCGCATCGATGATCAATACAGAGGAACGGCGCAAGAAAATCGCCTTCACCGACCACTACTATCGCACCCCACTGACCGTCGCAGTGGCCAAGGACAGCAAGATCGACGATGCACAGACCAACTTCGACGGCTACACCGTCGGCGCCCAGTCGTCCTCGACACAGGCCATCTATGCCGAAGACGTGTACGCCAAGGCCGGGGCCAACGTGAAGCTGTACCCGACCATGGACGAGGCCAACGCCGACCTCGCTGCCGGGCGCCTGGACGGGGTAATCGCCGACAAATTCCCCCTGCACGAGTGGATGAACAAGAACGGTCAGGGCTGCTGCAAGGTGCTGGGCGACGTTGCCGGAACCCGGGCTGATGCCGCCATTGCCGTGCGCAAAGACGACGAGGCCCTGCGCCAGCGGCTCAATACCGCACTGGCCGCGATCGTCGCCAACGGTACCTACCAGAAGATCGCCAGCAAATACTTCGCTTTCGATATCTACAACTGATCTTCGGAAACGACGCGATCGTCAGGGCCGCTCAGCGGCCCTTTGCCCAAACGAGGCTGTAGCAGCACCAAAGCCGCGCTGCCCATGCAAGGGGTTCGTCATGCTCGATCAATTGTATTTACTGTCATTGGCCAATGGAGGCTGGGGCCAAGCGTTGCTCGCTGGGGCGCTGGTGACCGTTTCGCTGGCCCTGGCCTGCCTGCCCATCGGCCTACCACTGGGGCTGCTGGTAGCAATCGCGGCGCGCTCGAACAAACGCCTGCCAAGAGCTTGGGCCACCCTGTTTTCCACCGTGTTCCGCGGGCTGCCCGAGCTTCTGACCCTGCTCATCATCTTTTACGGATGCCAGATCGCGGCGCAAAAGCTGCTGGGCGCCATGGGCTATGAAGGCGAGTTCCTGATCAACACCTTCCTCGCGGCGATGATCGCCTTCAGCTTGGTGTTCGCAGCCTTCTCCAGTGAAATTTGGCTGGCTGCGTTCAAGACCCTGCCCAAAGGGCAACTTGAGGCTTGTTCGGCGCTGGGGCTGAGCAAGCGCACCGGGTTCATCAAGGTGGTACTGCCACAACTGACTCGCATCGCCCTGCCGGGGCTGTCGAACAATTGGCTGTCATTGCTCAAGGACACCTCGCTGGTATCGACCATCTCGCTGGTCGATCTGATGCGCCAGACCAACCTGGCAGTCAGCGTAACCAAGGAGCCGATGTTCTTTTACGCCGTGGCCTGCGTTGCTTACCTCCTATTCTCCGCTGTTTCGGGTCGGGCGTTCGCCTACATCGAACGCCGCAGCAACCGCCATCTGCAAGGAGCCCGCGTATGAGTGCCGATCAACTCCTGGGGCTGATCATGGACCCAGACCTGCTGGAGCGCTATGGCCCACGTTTCGTCGATGGTTTGCTGGTAACCGCCAAGCTGGTGGCCATTTCCTTCAGCCTGGGCGCCGTCCTTGGCCTGCTGCTGGCCCTGGCGCGTATGTCTGGCAATTTGATCCTGCAACGCTTGGCCGCCAGTTACATCTACTTCTTTCGCGGCTCGCCGCTGCTGGCACAACTGTTCCTGCTCTACTACGGCCTTGGCTCTCTGAAGGGGTTCTGGCAAGACGTTGGGCTGTGGTGGTTTTTTCGTGAAGCCTGGTTCTGCACATTGCTGGCGTTCACCCTCAATACCGCCGCCTACCAAGCCGAGATCTTTCGCGGCAGCCTGATGGCTGTCGCGCCGGGCCAGTATGAGGCAGCGCGGGCGCTGAATTTGAAGCGCTCGACCACCTTCTTCAAGGTGATCCTGCCGCAATCGTTGCTGGTAGCCATCGGCCCGCTGGGTAACGAGCTGATATTGATGATCAAGGCCAGTGCCATCGCTTCACTGGTGACCATCTACGACCTCATGGGGGTGACCAAACTGGCGTTCTCACGCAGTTTCGACTTCCAGATCTACCTGTGGGCCGCGGTGCTGTACCTATTGATCGTCGAACTGGTACGGCGCCTGCTCAAACAACTGGAGGCCCGGCTGGGCCGCCACCTGAACTGACTCAAGGACCTATCCATGCATTGCCAAACCCTTGTACTAGGCGCCGGAATCGTCGGCGTCAGTACCGCACTGCACCTGCAGGCCCGAGGGCGCCAGGTAATCCTGATCGACCGCAACGCTCCAGGCAGTGGCACCAGCCATGGCAACGCCGGGCTGATCGAGCGATCCAGCGTGATTCCCTATGCCTTCCCCAGGCAGTGGGGCGCGCTGTTGCGTTATGGCCTGAACCGTCAGCCAGACGTGCGCTACAGCCTGCAGCATCTGCCCAAGGCGGCGTCTTGGCTGATGCGCTACTGGCACCAGTCGGCACCGGCGCGCCTTGCCGGGGCAGCGGCCGACATGCTGCCGCTGGTGCAGCGCAGTGTCGTAGAGCACGATGCGCTGGTTCACGCGGCCGGCCTTGAAGGGCTGATCCAAGCCAAAGGCTGGATCGAGGTGTATCGCGACCCTTGCCTGTTCGAACAGGCAAAGGCTGAGCTCAAAGGGCTGGCCCGTTATGGCTTGCAGTATGAAATCCTCGAGCGCGGCCAACTCCAGGCCCGCGAGGATGCACTTGGCAGTACGGCGGTCGGCGGTATCCACTGGCTGGACCCCAAGACCGTCACCAACCCAGGCGCCCTCACCCGAGGCTACGCCGCCCTCTTCACCCAGCGCGGCGGGCAATTCTTGCATGGCGATGCGCGCAGCCTGCGCCAGGTCGCCGGCCACTGGCAGGTCGACAGCCAGCGCGGGCCGATCACTGCACATGAGGTTGTAGCGTGCCTCGGACCTCAGTCCGGAGCGCTTTACCAACAGCTGGGCTACCGGATTCCGCTGGGCATAAAGCGCGGCTACCACATGCACTATGGCACCCGTGACGGCGGGAAGTTGTTGCATTCAATTTGCGATACCCAAGGCGGCTATGTACTGGCGCCCATGGCCCAAGGCGTGCGCCTGACCACCGGCATCGAGTTCGCCGCCAGCGACGCGCCGGGCAACGAAATTCAGCTCCAGCGCTGCGAGGCCCTGGCCCGCAAGCTGTTCCCCGCCCTCGGTGAGCGCTTGGACGACAAACCTTGGCTCGGCCGCCGGCCATGCTTGCCTGACATGCGCCCAGTGATAGGCCCAGCGCATCGGCACCCGGGGCTGTGGTTCAACTTCGGCCACGCCCATCACGGTCTCACACTCGGCCCAGTCAGCGGCCGCTTGGTGGCCGAGCTCGTCACTGGCGAACACCCTTTTACCGACCCTGCGCCCTACAGCGCTGCGCGTTTCGACTGATATCCAGCGGGAGAACAACAACATGACCGCACCAATGAGCGTTGCCAGCCCGGCCCCGGAACATGACCCACGCCGGGAGCTTATTCGCATCGAGCGCCTGAACAAGCACTATGGCGCCTTCCATGTGCTGCGCGATATCGACCTGCGCGTGCGCGAAGGCGAGCGTATTGTTCTGTGTGGCCCGTCTGGTTCGGGCAAGTCGACCCTGATCCGCTGCATCAATCGCCTGGAAATCGCCGAGCAAGGTAGCATCCGGGTTGCCGACACCGACCTGGCTGCCAATACCCGCCAGGCAGCTCAGGTGCGTAGCGAAATCGGCATGGTGTTCCAGCACTTCAATTTGTTCCCGCACCTGAGCGTGCTGGACAACTGCCTGCTGGCCCCCACCAGCGTGCGTGGCCTGTCGCGCAAGGATGCCGAGGAGCTGGCCTATCATTACCTGAGCAAAGTCGGTATCCAGAGCCAGGCTAAGAAGTACCCAAGCCAATTGTCGGGCGGCCAACAGCAGCGGGTGGCGATTGCCCGTGCGCTGTGCATGAAACCGCGCATCATGCTGTTCGATGAACCCACTTCTGCGCTCGACCCGGAAATGGTCGCCGAGGTACTGGAGGTGCTGGTGCAACTGGCCGGCTCCGGGATGACCATGCTCTGCGTTACCCATGAGATGGGCTTCGCTCGGCAGGTAGCGGAGCGGGTGCTGTTTCTAGAGGGTGGTCAAATCATCGAAGACAGCCCGCCGCAAGTATTCTTCAATCAACCACGCACCCCACGAGCCAAAGCATTCCTCGCTCAGATCCTGCACTGAAGCGCAGATCATTGCAGCGCTGCAATGAGCCAACTGCATCGTTAAATATAATTGACCTTGGCCCCTGCCAAACCCTTGCTGGCTAAGGCTCGCAAGGAGGCAAGCCCCCATGATTTGGGGGCCTGAACGCGTTTGACTCGTTTGACATATCGAACGGCTCTGGCAAGCTATCGACAAGCCCCGACCGGATTCGCCCAGTGACGAGCCGGCAGTGCTCGGGACTTCAGGCAGCACACCCAGGCCACAGGCCGTGCACCTGCACAACAACGACAGGCAGAGCCCTGTCATAAGGTGACATATGTCCAACAGCAACATTGGCAACAAGCAACCTTCCCTGCGCAAACCCGTCGTTCTGATGACCATGGGCAGCCAAGAGCGCAAAGGCCATGACTATCAGGTCATGACTCACAAATACATCACTCCGCTGGTCGACTTCGCCGATTGCGTCCCGGTTCTGGTGCCTACCTGCTGCGGCATCGACGACCTGGAGACCTATCTGGACATGGCCGACGGCGTGTACCTGACCGGTGCCGGCAGTAATATCGACCCGGCGCTGTATGGCCAGGAAAACGAAACACCCGGTAAAGGCCAGGACAAGAACCGCGACCTGTTCGACATCCCGCTGGTCAAGGCAGCCCTCAAGCGCGGCCTGCCGATTTTCGGCATCTGCCGTGGTATGCAGGAAATCAACGTTGCCTTGGGCGGCGACATTTACCAGAAGGTCTATGCCGAGCCTGGCTTCAACGACCACCGAGAAAACCCGCAAGACCCTGTGGATGTGCAGTACGCACAAGTGCATGGGGTGAAGATCAAGCCGGGCAGCTGGCTGCGCGAAACCCTGGGTGTCGACGAGATTCGCGTGAACTCACTGCACGGCCAGGGCTTGCGCAACCTGGGTGCAGGCATCGAGCCGATCGCCCATGCCGAAGACGGCCTGGTCGAGGCAATCCACGCACCGAGCATCTCGCCTTTCCTGTTTGCCGTACAGTGGCACCCGGAATGGCAGGCAGCGCAAAACCCTGATTCGATCAAGATCTTCCAGGCTTTCGGTGATGCCTGCCGGGCGCAAGTGCGCAAAAGCCAGCTCAAGCGCCAACAGGCTGCCTGACACTCTTTTTCAGCTTCGTTAGCTTTGATCGCGGGGCGGCGCAAGGTCGCCCCCGTTCCCTCGGTCACCCTCTGCTGGTCCCAGAACACTTCCCGTAGGAACGGGCGGCGGGCTTGCGCCTGTCTCCGCGATCGTTTTTGAATCCCGCCAAGAGATACGATGACAAGCCTGCCGCTGAGCGGCGTTCAGGCTGCCATTCAGGTCATCGAGCACCAGTAATGACCCGTCGGCCGTGTAATCCACCACACCCATATCCCCTGACACTATCCCTTTGGAAAATGGTTTGTCCGCGTAGAGGCCGGTAACTCCCTGGGCTGCCTGTTACGCTGCGAAAAATATTCTGCAAAGGGGGCTAGTCATCCGCGAGGTTGTACGATAACTTACCTCCAACGCAAAACAACACCCTCACCCAAGCGCCTTAGGATGCCTACAACAATGAATCCACAAGAACTCAAATCCATCCTCTCTCACGGCCTGCTTTCCTTCCCGGTCACTGACTTCAACGCTCAAGGCGATTTCAACCAAGCCAGCTACATCAAACGCCTGGAGTGGCTGGCCCCGTACGGTGCCAGCGCACTCTTCGCCGCAGGTGGTACGGGTGAGTTCTTCTCCCTGGCCGCCAGCGAGTACAGCCAGGTGATCAAGACCGCGGTCGACACCTGCGCCAAGTCGGTACCCATCCTCGCCGGCGTAGGCGGCTCGACCCGCCAGGCCATCGAGTACGCACAAGAAGCCGAGCGCCTGGGTGCCAAGGGCCTGCTGCTGCTGCCTCATTACCTCACCGAAGCCAGCCAGGACGGTGTTGCCGCGCACGTCGAGGCAGTGTGCAAATCGGTCAACATCGGGGTAGTGGTGTACAACCGCAACGTCTGCCGGCTCAATGCCAGCCTCCTGGAACAGCTGGCCGAGCGCTGCCCGAACCTGATCGGCTACAAGGACGGCCTGGGTGATATCGAGCTGATGGTGTCGATCCGTCGCCGCCTGGGTGACCGCTTCAGCTACCTGGGCGGCCTGCCGACTGCCGAGGTCTACGCAGCCGCCTACAAGGCACTGGGTGTTCCGGTTTATTCTTCGGCAGTGTTCAACTTCATCCCCAAGACCGCGATGGACTTCTACCACGCCATCGCCCGTGACGATCACGCCACCGTGGCCAAGTTGATTGACGACTTCTTCTTGCCGTACCTGGATATTCGCAACCGTAAAGCCGGCTACGCCGTGAGCATCGTCAAGGCCGGGGCCAAGATTGCCGGTTACGATGCAGGCCCAGTACGCACACCGCTGACCGACCTCACCGGCGAAGAGTACGAGATGCTCGCCGCATTGATGGACAAGATGGGCCCGCAATAAGCGTGCTCTGCGGCCTGCCATTGCCGCCTCCGGAGTGGGCTGCCCCACTCCGGCTACAACTCGTGAGCCCGCACAAAAATAACTAGTGGGAGTGATGCCAACATGCAAGCGACTAAAAAGACGCATGTGCGCTACCTGATCCTGTTCATGCTGTTCCTGGTGACCACGATCAACTACGCAGACCGTGCAACCATCGCCATTGCAGGCTCCAGCCTGCAGAAAGACCTCGGCATCGATGCCGTCACCCTCGGGTATATTTTCTCCGCCTTCGGATGGGCGTACGTGGCCGGGCAGATACCCGGCGGCTGGCTGCTGGACCGCTTCGGCTCGAAGAACGTCTACGCCTTCAGCATTTTCACCTGGTCGCTGTTCACCCTGCTGCAGGGTTTTGTCGGCGGCCTGCCAGTTGCATGGGCAGTGGTGACCTTGTTTACCCTGCGCTTTCTCGTCGGCTTTGCCGAAGCCCCCTCGTTCCCCGGCAACGCCCGGGTCGTCGCGGCTTGGTTCCCGACCCAGGAACGCGGAACGGCTTCGGCGATCTTCAATTCAGCGCAGTATTTCGCCACCGCACTGTTTGCCCCGATCATGGGCTGGATAGTCTTCAGTTTCGGTTGGGAGCATGTGTTCGTGGTCATGGGGGCGCTGGGGATTCTGTTCTCCATGGTATGGCTCAAGACCATCTACAACCCGCGTCAGCACCCGCGCATCAGCCAAAGCGAACTGGACCACATCGAGCAAAACGGCGGCCTGGTCGACATGGACCAGAAGCGTGGTAACAGCGGCCCCAAATGGGGCTACATCAAGCAATTGCTGACCAGCCGCATGTTGCTTGGGGTGTACCTGGGCCAATACTGCATCAACGCCATCACTTACTTCTTCCTTACCTGGTTCCCTGTCTATCTGGTTCAGGAACGGGGCATGACCATCCTCAAAGCGGGCTTTATCGCCTCGCTGCCAGCGATCTGCGGCTTTATAGGTGGCGTGCTGGGCGGAGTCATCTCGGACTGGCTGCTGCGTCGCGGCAACTCGCTGACC
Proteins encoded in this region:
- a CDS encoding gamma-glutamyl-gamma-aminobutyrate hydrolase family protein; this encodes MSNSNIGNKQPSLRKPVVLMTMGSQERKGHDYQVMTHKYITPLVDFADCVPVLVPTCCGIDDLETYLDMADGVYLTGAGSNIDPALYGQENETPGKGQDKNRDLFDIPLVKAALKRGLPIFGICRGMQEINVALGGDIYQKVYAEPGFNDHRENPQDPVDVQYAQVHGVKIKPGSWLRETLGVDEIRVNSLHGQGLRNLGAGIEPIAHAEDGLVEAIHAPSISPFLFAVQWHPEWQAAQNPDSIKIFQAFGDACRAQVRKSQLKRQQAA
- the kdgD gene encoding 5-dehydro-4-deoxyglucarate dehydratase, whose amino-acid sequence is MNPQELKSILSHGLLSFPVTDFNAQGDFNQASYIKRLEWLAPYGASALFAAGGTGEFFSLAASEYSQVIKTAVDTCAKSVPILAGVGGSTRQAIEYAQEAERLGAKGLLLLPHYLTEASQDGVAAHVEAVCKSVNIGVVVYNRNVCRLNASLLEQLAERCPNLIGYKDGLGDIELMVSIRRRLGDRFSYLGGLPTAEVYAAAYKALGVPVYSSAVFNFIPKTAMDFYHAIARDDHATVAKLIDDFFLPYLDIRNRKAGYAVSIVKAGAKIAGYDAGPVRTPLTDLTGEEYEMLAALMDKMGPQ
- a CDS encoding MFS transporter encodes the protein MQATKKTHVRYLILFMLFLVTTINYADRATIAIAGSSLQKDLGIDAVTLGYIFSAFGWAYVAGQIPGGWLLDRFGSKNVYAFSIFTWSLFTLLQGFVGGLPVAWAVVTLFTLRFLVGFAEAPSFPGNARVVAAWFPTQERGTASAIFNSAQYFATALFAPIMGWIVFSFGWEHVFVVMGALGILFSMVWLKTIYNPRQHPRISQSELDHIEQNGGLVDMDQKRGNSGPKWGYIKQLLTSRMLLGVYLGQYCINAITYFFLTWFPVYLVQERGMTILKAGFIASLPAICGFIGGVLGGVISDWLLRRGNSLTFSRKLPIVCGLLLSTTMVFCNYVDTEWMVVGFMTLAFFGKGIGALGWAVVADTSPKQIAGLSGGLFNTFGNIASITTPIVIGYIISATGSFKWALVYVGANALVAVFSYLVIVGPIKRIELREDAPLSNSEPSASSKLATSQH